TTGCACGTACGGGAGTGCTTTTTTCCCTATTTGAACAGCTGGGTATTGCCGATGCGATTACCACGGTACGGCAAGATGAAATGTTTCGGGTGAAAAGTGGCGATAAAGAATACTGCATTCCCCATGACCCCGCCCATATCCGGCAAGCCCTCTACGACTATTTTCCCGAGGAAAAACCGGGGTTAGACAGATTTTTTGCCGACCTCGAAGAGGTGTACACTCATATGTTCACTCTCTTTACCCCTGATAAAAAAGGCTACCCTGACAAAGATCCAGGGTTTGCACGGAAATTCCAAGGCCAGTCCTATGCTTCATATCTTGCAGAAACCTTTGCGGGAGAAGAAATACAACAGGTGTTGGGAGGGCAATGGCCCTATGTGGGAATCCCCCCGCAGAGAGGGTCACGTCTCTTTCTTACCATGCTCTTTGCCACACACTACTTCAATGGATCCCATTCCATACGGGGTGGCTTTTCTACCCTTGTAGATGCCTTACTGGAATGTATTGAAAGAGGAGGCGGGCAGGTTGTCCTAAAGGAGGAAGTAAGCTCCATCAATATTGAAAACAAGTATGCCCGAGGAGTGTATACTACCTCCGATCGATATTATGAAGCAGACTTGGTTGTGGCAGACTGTAACCCCTACCTATTGCACCACACCCTCATCCCCGAACAGTGGCAAAGTAAACGATTTCATCGACGTCTATCTTTATTACAGCCTTCTCTCTCATCAGTTGCAGTTTATCTAGGTATGAAACCGGGGTACGAAGAATATGTCCAAGGAAATGTAATTCTCTGGTATGACGATATGGCGTGCCAAGAGGAGCTGTACACATATACACGAAATAAAACGCCCTATCAAGGGGATTATCTTATGATTTTGAACCCCCGTGAACCCCTTGGCGAAAAACCGGTTCTCACCCTGCTTACCTTTGCCGACCAAAAACAAAACACGCAGTGGAAATCGGAAAAAGAACGCGTGGGGCAAAAGATGGTGGATGCCTTATGCTCCCTCTACCCCGGCCTTGAAGCATATATAGACCTTATTGAAACCGGTTCTCCCGATACGTTTTATCGATATACTCGAAACGAGGAAGGAGCAATTTATGGGTTTGAAAACAGCTGTGAACCATTTCAGGAAACAAAATTGAGCTATACAACGCACATAAAGAATCTATACCAGTGCGGTCACTGGAGTTTACCCGGTTGCGGAGTGTACAATGTAATAACCAATGGCTACACCGTGGCAAAACAAATTCAGCAGGATCGTGACAATGGAAAAATTTGATATTGCCATTATTGGAGCTGGCCCTGCCGGTCTTGCCGCCGTAGAAGAAATACGCAGAGAAGCCCCCCAAGATGCAACAATTCTTCTTATTGAAAAAAATACGTCATACCAGGGAAATATCCGATGTGGTGAGGGGGTGTGGAAAAACACCTTTGACAAATGCTACACCCCGCGCAGTACATGGATTCGAAACGAGATCCGGCAAGCACGTTTCTTCTCTCCCAACGGAAGCAATGTGGTATTTCGACGTGGAGGAGCCCCCTTAGGATACATTCTGAACCGTGCGGTAATGCAGGAAGATATCCTGCAGGAACAGAAGAGCGACCCCCGCGTCACCCTTATACGGGGCAGATCTGTGGTAGATATTATTCCAGAGGAAGAGACACGACAGGCAATCTACCTCACTGATAAAACCTATTACGCCCGTGCAGTTATCGATGCATCGGGGCCCCTCTCATCCTTGGGGACACGCTTCGGGTTTACACAAAAATCTTCCTGCCTTGATGTGGCTGCCTATGCCCTCGTTGAAAATGTTAATAACAATACGGAAGAAGTGCAGTTGCACCGTCATAGAACATCAGCACACCACGGCTATCTCTGGAGTTTCCCCGTATCTTCAGGTGTGGAAAATGTTGGTGTGGCTTGGGGAAAC
The sequence above is a segment of the Chitinivibrio alkaliphilus ACht1 genome. Coding sequences within it:
- a CDS encoding phytoene desaturase family protein — its product is MDAVIIGSGLSGLTTAAFLTKQGFRTTLLEQHYQPGGYAHNFSRRGYRFEAAIHTAPLARTGVLFSLFEQLGIADAITTVRQDEMFRVKSGDKEYCIPHDPAHIRQALYDYFPEEKPGLDRFFADLEEVYTHMFTLFTPDKKGYPDKDPGFARKFQGQSYASYLAETFAGEEIQQVLGGQWPYVGIPPQRGSRLFLTMLFATHYFNGSHSIRGGFSTLVDALLECIERGGGQVVLKEEVSSINIENKYARGVYTTSDRYYEADLVVADCNPYLLHHTLIPEQWQSKRFHRRLSLLQPSLSSVAVYLGMKPGYEEYVQGNVILWYDDMACQEELYTYTRNKTPYQGDYLMILNPREPLGEKPVLTLLTFADQKQNTQWKSEKERVGQKMVDALCSLYPGLEAYIDLIETGSPDTFYRYTRNEEGAIYGFENSCEPFQETKLSYTTHIKNLYQCGHWSLPGCGVYNVITNGYTVAKQIQQDRDNGKI
- a CDS encoding NAD(P)/FAD-dependent oxidoreductase — protein: MEKFDIAIIGAGPAGLAAVEEIRREAPQDATILLIEKNTSYQGNIRCGEGVWKNTFDKCYTPRSTWIRNEIRQARFFSPNGSNVVFRRGGAPLGYILNRAVMQEDILQEQKSDPRVTLIRGRSVVDIIPEEETRQAIYLTDKTYYARAVIDASGPLSSLGTRFGFTQKSSCLDVAAYALVENVNNNTEEVQLHRHRTSAHHGYLWSFPVSSGVENVGVAWGNIHQKPCNIKKILQETLPHMYPHGTPGPIYGGVIPVYTNKRAWVAPGYFQCGDTAEMVNALTKSGIFEAMITGAIAGKYALLYATAPSNKKRRRSGALFQKHILRRHGRRMQKGYKARLGLYGISDADMNNAISILQDRKNESISMKDIIKTVVSTHPRVYLSLRHFL